One segment of Luteolibacter arcticus DNA contains the following:
- a CDS encoding delta-60 repeat domain-containing protein: MTWADGDGADKIISIPLVADGSPEGSQNFTVTLSAPTGGSVIVDAPEATVNIVDPGAIDSTFVADFINGDFTRTLVQPDGKILIAGGFFELLGGRTHVGIARINSAGTVDTTFGADGGAGTDTTVFDLARQPDGKILVVGNFTTMNGTARNRVARLNGDGSLDTGFTGPDFAQASGWHVDSLALQADGKLLAGGSY; encoded by the coding sequence GTGACCTGGGCGGATGGCGATGGTGCCGACAAGATCATCAGCATCCCGCTGGTGGCCGACGGCTCTCCGGAAGGCTCGCAGAATTTCACCGTCACGCTTAGCGCTCCGACGGGCGGCAGCGTGATCGTGGACGCCCCTGAGGCAACCGTGAATATCGTCGATCCCGGCGCCATCGATTCGACATTCGTGGCGGATTTCATCAACGGTGATTTCACCAGAACGCTGGTGCAGCCGGATGGGAAGATCCTGATCGCGGGCGGATTCTTTGAGCTCCTCGGCGGGCGAACTCACGTGGGCATCGCCCGCATCAACAGCGCAGGAACCGTGGACACCACGTTCGGCGCTGACGGTGGCGCGGGAACCGACACCACCGTGTTTGACCTGGCCCGGCAGCCGGATGGCAAGATTCTCGTCGTCGGCAATTTCACCACGATGAACGGCACCGCCCGCAATCGGGTCGCACGGCTCAATGGGGACGGCAGCCTGGACACCGGTTTCACGGGTCCTGACTTCGCGCAAGCCAGCGGTTGGCACGTCGATTCACTGGCCCTGCAGGCGGACGGAAAGCTTCTCGCCGGCGGCAGCTACTAA
- a CDS encoding delta-60 repeat domain-containing protein, whose amino-acid sequence MSSIDRIAVQPDGKILIAGGFGAYNATARGGFARLTDTGALDTDFPATSDGECRTVLIQPDGKIVVGGTFTTFNGASRPRLVRLTPTGVVDSGFAAAGAPSMDVNALAMQADGNLTRHGLRQLPRPG is encoded by the coding sequence TTGTCGTCGATCGATCGCATCGCGGTGCAGCCTGACGGCAAGATCCTGATTGCGGGTGGCTTCGGAGCTTACAACGCCACTGCACGCGGTGGCTTCGCCCGGCTCACCGATACCGGCGCGCTCGACACGGACTTCCCCGCGACTTCCGACGGGGAATGCCGGACCGTGCTGATCCAGCCGGACGGCAAGATCGTGGTCGGAGGAACCTTCACGACCTTCAATGGAGCAAGTCGGCCGCGCCTTGTCCGGCTCACCCCTACCGGTGTCGTGGACAGCGGTTTCGCCGCCGCCGGTGCTCCAAGCATGGACGTGAATGCGCTAGCCATGCAAGCGGATGGCAATCTTACTCGGCACGGGCTACGGCAGCTTCCAAGGCCAGGTTGA
- a CDS encoding sensor histidine kinase has product MSWVTVLWSMIAASCLTLAVVHGLVWWWRRDAWANLLFALTAVATTFFAAGEMWMMHAMTPEQFATAVRWTHVPVWVLVVSLVGFVKLYMNAGRTWLAWTVCSGRTLALILNFLTGVNMNYREITALRQIPFLGEPVSGAVGIPNPWMLVGQVTSLALVVFVADAGLTVWRRGERRKALLVGGSIVCFVLAGQIHSMLVFWGIIQGPILVCVFYMGIVAAMAFELSRDVLRAARISDELRESEQRMSLAVEAANLGLWVWELARDQIWATPRCRAILGFTPEERITFPELLARVTADERVATERGVRMAMERCEPYEGEFRLADRAEGERWITAVGRVECGSAGAAIRMHGVIREITERRRSQQEAARLRQEIAHAGRVSMMGQLASALAHEINQPLGAILRNAEAAELFLKNPSPDLEEIRAILADIRMDDQRAGAVIDRMRGLLKRHALKTQALELSELVGEVVRLTRVDAAARHVKLEVEMPEGLPAVRGDRVHVQQVLLNLILNGMDALNGALPPGRCLTVRAQAREKRMVEIAVSDCGHGIPVDQLPHVFDPFFTTKEKGMGVGLPISRTIIEGHGGELWAENNDGGGATFRFTLPMAVNPAES; this is encoded by the coding sequence ATGAGTTGGGTCACGGTTCTCTGGTCCATGATCGCGGCCTCGTGCCTCACGCTCGCGGTAGTGCATGGGCTGGTTTGGTGGTGGCGTCGGGATGCTTGGGCCAATCTGCTTTTCGCGCTGACTGCGGTGGCGACGACGTTTTTTGCGGCGGGAGAGATGTGGATGATGCATGCGATGACCCCCGAGCAGTTCGCCACGGCGGTTCGGTGGACTCATGTGCCGGTATGGGTGCTCGTCGTTTCGCTGGTCGGCTTCGTGAAGCTTTACATGAATGCCGGGCGGACATGGCTCGCTTGGACTGTCTGCTCCGGCCGGACGTTGGCGCTCATCCTCAATTTTCTGACGGGGGTGAATATGAACTATCGGGAGATCACCGCGCTGCGTCAGATCCCGTTCCTCGGCGAACCGGTTTCCGGTGCCGTGGGCATTCCCAATCCTTGGATGCTTGTAGGGCAGGTGACTTCGCTGGCTCTTGTCGTCTTTGTCGCGGATGCTGGCCTGACGGTTTGGAGGCGGGGAGAACGCCGCAAGGCACTGTTGGTTGGCGGGAGCATCGTGTGCTTTGTGTTGGCAGGCCAGATCCACTCGATGCTCGTGTTCTGGGGGATCATACAAGGGCCGATATTGGTGTGCGTGTTTTACATGGGAATTGTCGCCGCGATGGCGTTTGAACTGAGCCGGGATGTCTTGCGGGCAGCCCGGATTTCGGATGAGTTGCGCGAGAGCGAACAGCGCATGAGCTTGGCGGTTGAGGCGGCGAATCTCGGACTTTGGGTATGGGAGCTGGCCCGCGACCAGATTTGGGCTACGCCGCGCTGCCGCGCGATTCTTGGATTTACTCCTGAGGAGCGCATCACCTTCCCGGAACTCCTGGCGCGCGTAACCGCGGATGAACGGGTGGCCACCGAACGCGGCGTGCGGATGGCGATGGAGCGATGCGAGCCCTACGAAGGTGAATTCCGTCTCGCCGACCGTGCGGAGGGCGAGCGCTGGATTACCGCTGTGGGAAGAGTGGAATGCGGGAGTGCTGGGGCAGCGATCCGCATGCACGGCGTGATCCGGGAGATCACGGAACGCCGGCGCTCGCAGCAGGAAGCCGCGCGGCTGCGCCAGGAAATCGCGCACGCGGGTCGCGTGTCGATGATGGGCCAACTCGCGTCAGCATTGGCACATGAGATCAACCAACCGCTGGGAGCGATCCTGCGAAATGCAGAAGCCGCCGAACTCTTTTTGAAGAATCCTTCGCCCGACCTCGAGGAGATCCGCGCCATTCTAGCCGATATCCGGATGGACGATCAGCGCGCCGGGGCGGTGATCGACCGCATGCGTGGTCTCCTCAAGCGCCATGCACTCAAAACACAGGCCTTGGAGCTGTCGGAGCTTGTAGGTGAGGTTGTGCGACTCACCCGGGTGGACGCTGCGGCAAGGCATGTGAAACTTGAAGTCGAAATGCCGGAGGGTCTGCCTGCCGTTCGTGGGGACCGGGTACATGTACAACAGGTTCTACTGAATTTGATTCTCAACGGGATGGACGCTCTTAACGGAGCCCTCCCGCCCGGACGGTGTTTGACGGTACGCGCCCAGGCTCGTGAAAAACGGATGGTCGAAATCGCGGTGAGCGACTGCGGACACGGGATTCCCGTGGACCAGCTTCCGCATGTCTTCGACCCGTTCTTCACTACCAAGGAGAAAGGAATGGGCGTGGGACTGCCCATCTCGCGCACCATCATCGAAGGTCACGGCGGTGAACTGTGGGCAGAGAATAATGATGGCGGCGGAGCCACATTCCGGTTCACGCTGCCGATGGCGGTGAACCCTGCTGAATCATGA
- a CDS encoding triple tyrosine motif-containing protein has product MRIEEMLVDGKSTQGATVPPGPRELEIRYTAFNYAKPRQLRFRHRLVELDTMWTEAGQQRSARFSLLPPGRYRFEVSAANPDGRSSEPVAGLHFTVEPFLWQTLWFQIGMMLLLVTGGGAAVAGWARLRVRRAQEREHLARAAADAQQHHRRPDDQPKQQFHRRGQRALVHCSRHRHISRGLSPPAAVM; this is encoded by the coding sequence GTGCGGATTGAAGAGATGCTGGTGGATGGCAAGTCCACACAGGGCGCAACTGTGCCGCCCGGACCGCGCGAATTGGAGATCCGCTACACGGCTTTCAACTACGCAAAGCCGAGACAACTGCGCTTCCGCCACAGGCTGGTGGAGCTGGACACGATGTGGACCGAAGCCGGGCAGCAGCGATCAGCGCGCTTTTCCCTGCTGCCACCCGGCCGCTACCGCTTCGAAGTGAGCGCAGCGAATCCGGACGGGCGATCGTCCGAGCCGGTAGCCGGTCTTCACTTCACGGTGGAGCCCTTCCTTTGGCAAACGTTGTGGTTCCAGATCGGCATGATGCTGCTGCTGGTAACCGGCGGTGGCGCTGCGGTCGCAGGCTGGGCCCGTCTTCGCGTCCGGCGTGCCCAGGAGCGTGAGCACTTGGCGCGGGCCGCGGCAGATGCCCAACAGCATCACCGCCGCCCTGACGATCAGCCGAAGCAACAATTCCACCGGCGCGGTCAGCGTGCATTGGTCCACTGCTCCCGGCACCGCCACATCTCCCGAGGACTTTCGCCACCAGCAGCGGTGATGTGA
- a CDS encoding Calx-beta domain-containing protein encodes MAILLGTGYGSFQGQVDKPLFRMISGLPGLPRTLQLSRPTVSTTEGGSLSISVTRSGGSSGALSVNYATVAGTAGVDDFTPASGTLSWADGDSVVKNITIPITTDALVEGTENFTVNLGQPLLGGAILGSTQATTVSISDPGAITAYQT; translated from the coding sequence ATGGCAATCTTACTCGGCACGGGCTACGGCAGCTTCCAAGGCCAGGTTGACAAACCCTTGTTCCGCATGATCAGCGGTCTTCCCGGCCTGCCCCGCACCCTGCAGCTCAGCCGCCCGACGGTGAGCACCACCGAAGGCGGGAGCCTCTCGATCAGCGTGACCCGCAGCGGCGGTTCCAGCGGTGCCCTCAGCGTGAACTACGCGACCGTCGCCGGCACCGCCGGGGTGGACGACTTCACTCCCGCCAGCGGCACCTTGTCATGGGCGGATGGCGACAGCGTGGTGAAGAACATCACCATCCCGATCACCACCGATGCGCTGGTTGAAGGCACCGAGAACTTCACTGTGAATCTCGGCCAACCGCTGCTCGGCGGCGCGATCCTCGGTAGCACGCAGGCCACCACGGTGAGCATTAGCGATCCGGGAGCCATCACCGCTTACCAGACCTAG